The Argentina anserina chromosome 3, drPotAnse1.1, whole genome shotgun sequence genome includes a region encoding these proteins:
- the LOC126789338 gene encoding uncharacterized protein LOC126789338, translating to MNDKSQLMNQPPPPMMSLSQAQAMSQQPPPPQMMAPSSQAMAAQQQMMMNSQSQPPLMMNRSYKAWPPQHPQFAAQKPPQSNLGRNNNWKGKKGNDKRRMDKIVPNLPLSGGQSSTGGYNVPNMPLSGGQSNTGGYNVPNLPLSGGQSSGGYIPPTLNELQSQNRMKARKFYPKKKYNNRFAPYAPRNTTSFIIRAKKSGGIASLVSPCPVTPAVLPTPIFSPSREVLGDTAKEEWGVDGYGSMKGLIRLRSPGNDDEEEEGGGGSSESDVEEHVEVERRLDHDLSRFEMIYPNYSGVEYNNLLENRVDDQDTHIAQLEEENLTLKERLFLMERELGDLRRRMLFLERRHHVMEDVNEEVVENGSENDSDGGSDVPHMGVGGESNIEVVDYVSRDGGVRDVSMEEYVHDEMKFKENEGKDEVRNEVVGTEEIEHKNEGGRNDLDGDGVVSERVGEARDEFIMNKVIANKNELVSSEVETKNENEFMQGHANTEKAEDSRNEKNETDVMKNEVGTKIEDELMQGQTNAEKDEEMGTSCTENNEGGEESS from the coding sequence ATGAACGATAAGTCACAGTTGATGAATCAGCCCCCGCCGCCGATGATGAGCCTCAGCCAAGCTCAAGCCATGAGCCAGCAGCCTCCGCCGCCGCAGATGATGGCTCCGTCGTCTCAAGCCATGGCTGCTCAGCAgcagatgatgatgaacaGTCAGTCTCAACCGCCGTTGATGATGAACCGGAGCTACAAGGCTTGGCCGCCGCAGCATCCACAGTTCGCCGCGCAGAAGCCGCCGCAGTCGAATCTCGGCAGGAACAACAATTGGAAGggcaagaagggaaatgaCAAGAGAAGAATGGACAAGATTGTCCCCAATCTCCCCCTCAGTGGCGGTCAGAGCAGTACCGGTGGTTATAATGTTCCCAATATGCCCCTGAGTGGCGGCCAGAGCAACACCGGAGGTTATAATGTTCCGAATTTGCCCCTGAGTGGTGGCCAGAGCAGCGGAGGTTACATACCTCCGACGCTTAACGAGTTACAGTCTCAGAATCGAATGAAAGCTCGGAAATTTTACCCCAAAAAGAAGTATAACAATAGGTTTGCGCCTTACGCCCCAAGGAACACGACGTCGTTTATCATTAGAGCTAAGAAGTCCGGCGGCATCGCCTCGCTGGTTTCGCCGTGCCCGGTGACCCCTGCCGTGCTGCCCACGCCCATTTTCTCGCCGTCCAGGGAGGTCTTGGGGGACACTGCCAAGGAGGAGTGGGGTGTTGATGGCTATGGCTCGATGAAGGGGCTGATCCGGCTGCGGTCGCCGGGgaatgatgatgaggaggaggaaggaggGGGCGGTTCGAGTGAGAGTGATGTGGAGGAGCATGTGGAGGTGGAGAGGAGGTTGGACCATGATTTGAGTAGGTTCGAGATGATATACCCGAATTATAGTGGGGTTGAGTACAACAATCTGTTGGAGAATAGAGTGGATGATCAGGATACGCACATTGCGCAGTTGGAGGAGGAGAATTTGACTCTGAAGGAGAGGCTGTTCTTGATGGAGAGGGAGTTGGGGGATTTGCGGAGGAGGATGTTGTTTCTTGAGAGGAGGCACCATGTGATGGAGGACGTGAATGAGGAGGTTGTGGAGAATGGATCGGAGAATGATAGTGATGGAGGTTCGGATGTGCCCCATATGGGCGTTGGGGGTGAGAGCAATATCGAGGTCGTAGACTATGTGTCGAGAGATGGTGGTGTGAGGGATGTCTCGATGGAAGAATATGTGCATgatgaaatgaaatttaagGAAAATGAGGGCAAAGATGAAGTGAGAAATGAGGTTGTGGGTACTGAAGAGATTGAACATAAGAATGAGGGAGGGAGGAATGATCTTGATGGTGATGGAGTAGTTTCAGAGAGGGTTGGGGAAGCAAGGGATGAGTTTATAATGAACAAAGTAATTGCGAACAAAAATGAGCTGGTGAGTAGTGAAGTCGAGACAAAGAATGAGAATGAGTTTATGCAGGGACACGCGAACACAGAGAAGGCTGAAGACAGTCGCAATGAGAAGAATGAAACTGATGTTATGAAGAATGAAGTTGGGACCAAGATTGAAGATGAGTTGATGCAGGGTCAGACGAATGcggagaaagatgaagaaatgGGAACATCATGCACAGAGAATAATGAGGGGGGTGAAGAATCAAGTTGA
- the LOC126787573 gene encoding FT-interacting protein 3-like produces MANKKKEDFSVKEIHPSIRAKKPLNGPTSSFDLVEEMLYLYVAIEGARLPAPVHSLLQVELKIGNYRGNTSYAARSSKGEFMWSRKFAFTKSKLQDTTVHVLLKGVDGIVISKRSFAVSEALMRVPPDPPLAAQWYKLVDPKGDNSVGELMMAFWTGTQADHAYHDASHSDIEAPLSPEGLLSIRPKVHNWSMFWYLRVHVIAAQDLMIHDFNNREQPAQIFVRADVLECALTTKTCLTKTRNAKWDEDLMFVVADPDDVTLFVGVFQLLRRDASLSTDQGQEMKCIGRCEIPVKNVGKRNDRSPAAIQWKDLKLMEGQGTNERFSSKINMRISLDGGYHVIDEPTEFSSDQRPSAKILWKPTLGVFELGIMSASGLSPLNPKTTVDTFCVAKYGTKWVKTKTIIDNCSPKWNEQCSWDVYDHCTFITIAVFENKYLHKGGERLPDFAIGKVRIRLSDLELNKVYTNSHPLVKLEPYGVKKTGELQLSYRFSPVSVFHVYGNYSRPLWPKLHYELPLSVRQISKLKDQAVKLTVSKMQKAEPPLSEEVVHYVLEDNKYQYSLRRARANFQRCAKLMESFLFCKQWFDRLRNWTNTVHNCIFITCLIVVYFYPSLALSSMFFMLCGLGAWGYRKRPRQLGHIDTELSQVYSVEPDEIAEELKLLPTGVPAEVVMMRRYNRLTSNVLDFQTLFGDIATTGEKVQSLLSWRDRRATLLVLIFFFTAGVFFYFNPCGVELIVIVTILHVIRPPMFRIGLPSCFENFIRRMPSKMDSML; encoded by the coding sequence ATGgctaataaaaagaaagaagatttCTCTGTCAAGGAGATCCACCCCTCCATCCGCGCCAAGAAACCATTGAACGGTCCCACCTCCTCCTTTGATCTTGTGGAGGAGATGTTATATCTGTATGTTGCAATTGAGGGAGCCAGACTTCCTGCACCAGTTCATAGTCTCCTCCAAGTTGAGCTCAAGATAGGGAACTACAGAGGAAACACAAGTTACGCGGCGAGAAGTTCAAAGGGGGAGTTCATGTGGAGCCGGAAGTTTGCTTTCACCAAGAGCAAACTTCAAGACACAACTGTGCATGTTCTACTGAAGGGTGTAGATGGAATTGTCATTAGTAAACGTAGCTTTGCTGTATCAGAAGCACTAATGAGAGTACCACCTGATCCTCCATTAGCAGCTCAGTGGTACAAACTAGTAGATCCAAAAGGGGATAATTCTGTAGGAGAGTTGATGATGGCATTTTGGACTGGGACTCAAGCCGATCACGCCTATCATGATGCTTCACATTCTGATATAGAAGCACCTTTAAGCCCTGAGGGTTTATTGAGTATTCGTCCGAAAGTGCATAATTGGTCGATGTTTTGGTACCTCAGAGTTCATGTAATCGCAGCTCAGGATCTAATGATTCATGACTTCAACAACAGGGAACAGCCAGCACAGATTTTCGTAAGAGCTGATGTTCTGGAATGTGCCTTGACTACTAAAACTTGTTTAACTAAAACCCGGAACGCGAAGTGGGATGAGGACTTGATGTTTGTGGTTGCGGATCCGGATGATGTAACTTTGTTTGTGGGAGTCTTTCAGCTGCTAAGGAGAGATGCGTCACTTTCTACTGATCAGGGGCAAGAGATGAAATGTATAGGGCGTTGTGAGATTCCTGTAAAGAATGTGGGGAAGAGGAATGATAGATCACCGGCTGCTATTCAGTGGAAGGATCTTAAGCTAATGGAGGGTCAGGGGACCAATGAGAGATTTTCTAGTAAGATTAATATGAGGATCAGTTTGGATGGTGGATATCATGTTATTGATGAGCCTACTGAGTTTTCTAGTGATCAAAGGCCATCGGCAAAGATACTGTGGAAACCTACGCTTGGGGTTTTTGAACTTGGAATAATGAGTGCCTCTGGATTATCCCCACTGAATCCTAAGACTACTGTAGACACTTTCTGCGTCGCCAAATATGGGACTAAGTGGGTGAAGACGAAGACAATTATTGATAATTGTTCTCCGAAGTGGAATGAACAGTGCAGCTGGGATGTCTATGATCATTGTACATTCATAACTATTGCAGTTTTTGAAAACAAGTATTTGCACAAAGGTGGTGAACGTCTTCCTGATTTTGCCATTGGAAAAGTAAGGATTCGATTGTCTGATCTTGAACTTAATAAAGTTTACACGAATTCACATCCGCTTGTGAAGCTAGAACCTTATGGGGTGAAGAAGACAGGTGAACTTCAATTGTCTTATCGATTTAGTCCCGTATCTGTGTTTCATGTGTATGGTAATTATTCAAGGCCCCTTTGGCCTAAACTACATTATGAACTCCCACTATCGGTACGTCAGATTTCCAAACTAAAGGATCAAGCTGTCAAGCTTACAGTATCAAAGATGCAGAAAGCTGAGCCACCACTAAGCGAAGAGGTTGTGCATTATGTGTTGGAGGACAACAAATATCAGTATAGTCTCCGGAGAGCTAGAGCTAATTTCCAACGGTGTGCGAAACTTATGGAGAGTTTCTTATTTTGCAAACAGTGGTTTGATCGGCTGCGGAATTGGACTAATACGGTGCATAATTGTATCTTTATAACTTGCCTCATTGTGGTCTATTTCTACCCCAGTCTGGCACTGTCCTCCATGTTTTTCATGCTCTGCGGTCTAGGGGCTTGGGGTTACAGGAAGAGGCCTAGACAACTTGGTCACATAGACACCGAGTTGTCTCAGGTTTATAGTGTCGAACCTGACGAAATCGCCGAAGAGTTGAAGTTACTCCCAACAGGTGTACCTGCGGAGGTTGTGATGATGAGGAGATATAATCGACTTACAAGCAATGTGTTGGATTTTCAGACATTGTTTGGTGACATTGCAACTACAGGGGAGAAGGTGCAGTCTTTGTTGAGTTGGAGAGATAGAAGAGCTACTCTTCTTGTACTGATCTTCTTTTTCACTGCTGGggttttcttttactttaaCCCTTGTGGCGTGGAACTTATAGTTATCGTGACTATATTGCATGTGATCAGGCCACCAATGTTTCGTATTGGCCTCCCTTCATGTTTTGAGAACTTCATTAGGAGAATGCCATCAAAGATGGACAGCATGCTATGA
- the LOC126787574 gene encoding probable plastid-lipid-associated protein 12, chloroplastic, which yields MFNITFANINELPPTLESTSDFASSASERLWEPSNLSLLSLLSLLQWALRAHTVTSAPTFHSRQFQRPIFPPKNLRFRNSSSTRANSVVEALIGIQGHGRSASPQQAKYNDRNDEVEKAVKVLEALPGVPEPTSSSLIEGRWQLMFTTRPGTASPIQRTFVGVDFFSVFQEVYLQAKDQCSNSSHNMKRSKVALEETDSWLENAANGLMGTQIIKGNEQIKFVVDALLGLKFSISGTLVKTGSRTYDVTMDDAAIIGGGFEYPLEELGSKFELELLYSDDKIRISRGYNKLLFLHVRTDGLKK from the exons ATGTTTAATATAACATTTGCTAATATTAATGAATTGCCCCCAACTCTTGAAAGCACAAGTGACTTTGCTTCAAGTGCCTCTG AGCGTCTGTGGGAACCTTCAAAcctctctcttctttctcttctttctcttcttcaatGGGCTCTCAGAGCTCACACGGTGACGTCAGCGCCGACCTTCCATTCCCGCCAATTCCAGAGGCCCATATTCCCGCCAAAAAATCTCCGCTTCCGAAACTCGTCGTCGACCCGAGCGAACTCCGTCGTCGAAGCCCTCATCGGAATCCAAGGTCACGGCCGCTCCGCCTCTCCTCAGCAAGCTAAATATAACGAccgaaacgac GAGGTTGAGAAAGCTGTGAAGGTTCTCGAAGCTCTGCCAGGAGTTCCTGAGCCG ACAAGCTCGAGTTTGATCGAAGGGAGGTGGCAATTGATGTTTACTACAAGGCCTGGAACCGCCTCTCCGATCCAA AGAACATTTGTTGGAGTGGATTTCTTTAGTGTATTTCAAGAGGTTTATCTACAGGCGAAGGATCA GTGCTCTAATTCCTCTCACAACATGAAGAGGAGCAAGGTTGCCCTA GAAGAGACAGACAGTTGGCTCGAGAATGCTGCCAATGGTCTTATGGGCACACAA ATTATCAAGGGAAATGAACAAATAAAGTTTGTGGTCGACGCTCTCCTTGGGCTCAAGTTCTCCATTTCTGGAACACTAGT AAAAACTGGCTCTCGCACTTATGATGTTACAATGGATGATGCAGCCATCATTGGGGGTGGCTTTGAATATCCCCTAGAGGAATTAGGAAGTAAATTTGAACTAGAACTGCT GTATAGTGATGACAAGATCAGAATCAGCCGGGGGTATAATAAATTACTCTTTTTGCATGTACGAACTGATGGTTTGAAAAAGTAA
- the LOC126789336 gene encoding uncharacterized protein LOC126789336, translating into MSSPSSANSHVGEDEGGVGDNNKGSPLWQYVTIISEAKKGQGGNCEWKCSFCGIKFHGSHYRVKQHPLKISGKWIRICQKIGDAKHMELTTLMESHELSKKMAGPKLVPLPSSSKEGSSCGSTFRVGLDLLDDIVVDTSKKRKGVSGPLEKAFNNGAREQLDGEIARMFYTGGLSFNLAKNPHYIRAFNRACACPIAGYRPPGYNALQTTLLEKERNHIERLLEPIKLTWKAKGVSVCSDGWSDTQRRPLINVMAACESGPMFLRAENCEGESKDKHFISDLLIDTILEIGPQHVVQVITDNASNCKAAGAIINARFPHIFWTPCVVHTLNLALKNICTPSSIVSNRAAYDECNWISQIVDDVYFVKNFIMNHGMRLAMFNQHSSLKMLSVAETRFASVVVMLKRFKKIKQNLQRMVISDEWDNYKDDDVGKATAVSDYIISNEWWKKIDYIFSFTLPIYVMLRRCDTDEPCLHKVYEWWDTMIEEVKVAIYKEECKEYVEESPFYNVVYSILLARWTKSSTPLHCMAHSLNPRYYSMEYLNGAHNRIPPHQDSEIGKERKECLKKYFANEDERRMVNEEFASFSACLDEFASSDSMNDRGKMDPIKWWIVHGSTTPNIQKLALKLLGQPCSSSCCERN; encoded by the exons ATGAGTAGTCCGTCGTCAGCTAACTCACATGTGGGTGAGGATGAAGGTGGTGTTGGAGATAATAACAAGGGTTCTCCTTTGTGGCAATATGTAACAATTATCAGTGAAGCTAAGAAGGGACAAGGTGGGAATTGTGAGTGGAAGTGTAGTTTTTGTGGGATAAAGTTTCATGGGTCACATTATAGAGTGAAACAACATCCACTTAAGATAAGTGGCAAATGGATTAGAATATGTCAAAAGATCGGTGATGCTAAGCATATGGAGCTTACTACTTTGATGGAATCACATGAGTTAAGTAAGAAAATGGCCGGACCTAAATTAGTTCCTCTCCCTTCATCAAGCAAGGAAGGTTCTTCGTGTGGAAGTACATTTAGAGTTGGGCTAGATCTGCTTGATGATATAGTGGTAGACACTTCTAAGAAGAGGAAAGGAGTGAGTGGACCGCTTGAAAAAGCATTCAATAATGGTGCTAGAGAGCAATTAGATGGTGAAATAGCAAGGATGTTTTATACCGGTGGCTTGTCTTTTAATCTCGCCAAGAATCCTCACTACATCCGTGCATTCAATCGAGCATGTGCTTGTCCAATTGCCGGTTACCGTCCACCCGGTTACAATGCATTGCAGACAACTCTtctagagaaagaaagaaaccacattGAGAGGTTGTTAGAACCGATTAAGCTCACATGGAAGGCAAAGGGGGTTAGTGTGTGTAGTGATGGGTGGTCTGACACTCAAAGAAGACCACTTATTAATGTCATGGCAGCTTGTGAGAGTGGACCTATGTTCTTGAGGGCTGAAAATTGTGAAGGAGAATCCAAAGACAAGCACTTCATTTCAGACTTGCTCATTGATACTATCTTGGAGATCGGTCCACAACATGTAGTCCAGGTAATCACTGATAATGCAAGCAATTGTAAGGCTGCAGGAGCTATTATTAATGCTAGATTCCCACATATATTTTGGACTCCATGTGTGGTGCATACACTTAACCTTGCTTTAAAGAACATATGCACACCTAGCTCAATTGTGTCTAATAGGGCAGCTTATGATGAATGTAATTGGATTAGCCAAATAGTCGATGATGTGTATTTTGTAAAGAATTTCATCATGAACCATGGTATGAGGTTGGCTATGTTCAATCAACATTCTTCATTGAAGATGTTATCGGTTGCCGAGACACGTTTTGCATCCGTTGTTGTAATGCTTAAGAGGTTTAAAAAGATTAAGCAAAATCTACAACGCATGGTGATTAGTGATGAATGGGATAATTATAAGGATGATGATGTGGGAAAAGCAACGGCGGTGAGTGATTACATTATAAGTAATGAATGGTGGAAGAAAATTGACTATATCTTTTCCTTTACATTACCTATATATGTGATGCTTAGAAGATGTGACACGGATGAGCCATGTCTTCACAAGGTATATGAGTGGTGGGATACCATGATTGAAGAAGTGAAGGTGGCTATCTATAAGGAAGAATGCAAGGAATATGTAGAGGAGTCTCCATTTTACAATGTGGTGTATTCCATTTTGCTTGCAAGATGGACCAAGAGCTCCACACCTCTTCATTGCATGGCACACTCATTGAACCCAAG ataTTATAGTATGGAATATCTTAATGGAGCTCATAATCGTATTCCTCCACATCAAGATAGTGAGattggaaaagagagaaaagaatgTCTCAAGAAGTACTTTGCTAATGAAGATGAGAGGAGGATGGTTAATGAGGAGTTTGCCTCTTTTTCGGCATGCTTGGATGAGTTTGCAAGTAGTGATTCCATGAATGATAGAGGTAAAATGGACCCTATAAAATGGTGGATTGTTCATGGTTCTACCACACCAAATATCCAAAAGCTAGCCTTAAAATTACTAGGGCAACCTTGCTCCTCTTCATGTTGTGAGAGGAATTAG
- the LOC126789339 gene encoding peroxidase N → MKSSFTSSFNRLRRCFLLVIILFALSSDVKAQLSTDFYQQSCPNLLKIVRKEIQNAIKSEMRMAASLLRLHFHDCFVNGCDASILLDLTDGEKSAFPNVNSARGFEVIDAIKSSVENSCSGVVSCADILAIAARDSVVLSGGNSWKVLLGRRDGFVANQTGANVGLPSPFDALDVIISKFTNVGLNVTDVVSLSGAHTIGLATCRTFSNRLFNFSGTGGPDSTLDSTMATDLQNLCPVTSDGFNTAALDRNSKDLFDNHYFQNLINGKGLLGSDQILFSSDGAETTSTKSLVQSYSTNSNLFLTDFANSMIKMGSIAPLTGSAGEVRKNCRVVNS, encoded by the exons ATGAAAAGTTCTTTCACCAGCAGTTTTAATCGTCTTCGTCGTTGTTTTTTGTTAGTTATCATCTTATTTGCATTGAGTTCGGATGTGAAAGCCCAATTGAGTACGGATTTCTACCAGCAATCTTGTCCAAATCTTCTCAAAATAGTCCGGAAAGAGATTCAGAATGCTATCAAATCCGAAATGAGAATGGCTGCTTCTTTACTTCGGCTTCACTTCCACGACTGCTTTGTCAAC GGTTGTGACGCGTCAATACTACTCGATTTAACTGATGGCGAGAAGTCTGCCTTTCCGAACGTGAACTCGGCAAGAGGGTTTGAAGTTATCGACGCAATCAAAAGCTCCGTGGAGAATTCTTGTAGTGGCGTTGTTTCTTGCGCTGATATACTTGCCATTGCTGCCCGGGATTCTGTGGTGTTA AGTGGAGGAAattcatggaaagttttactGGGAAGAAGAGACGGGTTTGTGGCAAACCAGACGGGGGCAAATGTTGGGCTTCCTTCACCATTTGACGCACTTGATGTGATCATTTCAAAGTTCACCAATGTAGGCCTAAACGTTACAGACGTGGTGTCTTTATCAG GAGCTCATACAATTGGGTTAGCAACGTGTCGAACTTTCAGCAACAGATTATTCAACTTCTCAGGAACTGGCGGTCCAGACAGCACATTAGATTCAACTATGGCAACTGATCTACAGAATCTATGCCCTGTGACGAGCGACGGATTCAACACGGCAGCTCTTGATCGGAACTCGAAAGATCTATTCGACAACCATTACTTTCAGAACTTGATCAACGGAAAGGGTCTTCTCGGTTCTGAtcagattttattttctagtGATGGAGCCGAAACAACAAGTACGAAAAGCTTGGTTCAAAGCTATAGCACTAATTCCAACCTTTTCCTGACAGATTTTGCTAATTCTATGATCAAAATGGGGAGTATAGCCCCACTTACTGGGTCTGCTGGAGAAGTAAGAAAGAACTGCAGGGTTGTTAATTCTTGA
- the LOC126789340 gene encoding lignin-forming anionic peroxidase-like: MPSFSYLAAAIVLFTAVLGNSNAQLSSTFYDTTCPNISSVVRNVVEEAQQNDIRIGAKLIRVHFHDCFVNGCDASLLLDDADGIDSEKNGAPNLSTGGYPVIDDIKTALENVCPGVVSCADIVALASQILVSENGGPTWEVQFGRRDSRTANRGGTSAIPTPFETLEEIAKKFTDAGLDSTDLVALSGAHTFGRARCSTFVHRLYNFSGTGNPDPSLDTTYLETLRQTCPDGGAGGTLANLDPSTPNGFDNNYFTNLQNKQGLLQTDQELFSTSGADTVSIVDRFANSQSDFFDSFAKSMINMGNIKPLTGSDGEIRTDCKRVN, translated from the exons ATGCCTTCGTTCTCATATCTTGCAGCAGCCATTGTTCTCTTTACCGCTGTGTTGGGCAACTCCAATGCTCAGCTCAGCTCCACTTTTTACGACACAACATGCCCTAATATATCGAGTGTGGTTCGTAATGTGGTGGAGGAAGCTCAACAGAATGATATTCGTATTGGCGCCAAGCTCATCCGGGTTCACTTCCACGACTGCTTTGTCAAT GGGTGTGATGCATCACTTTTGCTCGATGATGCAGACGGCATAGACAGTGAAAAAAATGGGGCTCCAAATCTATCCACAGGTGGATATCCTGTAATTGATGACATCAAAACTGCGCTAGAGAATGTTTGCCCTGGTGTTGTCTCCTGTGCTGATATCGTGGCTCTTGCTTCTCAGATACTCGTTTCTGAG AATGGAGGACCGACTTGGGAAGTTCAATTCGGAAGAAGAGACAGTAGGACAGCCAACCGAGGTGGTACTTCCGCCATTCCAACTCCTTTTGAAACCCTCGAAGAAATTGCCAAAAAATTCACGGATGCAGGACTTGATTCAACAGATCTCGTGGCTTTATCAG gtGCTCATACATTTGGCCGGGCAAGGTGTTCGACTTTCGTGCACCGCCTGTACAATTTCAGCGGTACCGGGAACCCTGACCCGAGCTTGGACACAACTTACTTGGAAACCCTACGCCAAACATGTCCAGACGGCGGTGCGGGAGGTACATTGGCCAACCTTGATCCTTCTACACCCAATGGCTTCGACAACAACTACTTCACAAACCTTCAGAACAAGCAGGGGCTTCTTCAGACCGATCAGGAACTGTTTTCAACCAGTGGTGCCGACACAGTTTCCATTGTGGACCGATTTGCTAATAGCCAAAGCGATTTCTTTGACAGCTTTGCTAAGTCCATGATCAATATGGGAAATATAAAACCTTTGACCGGTAGTGATGGAGAGATTAGGACAGATTGTAAAAGAGTTAATTAA
- the LOC126789346 gene encoding uncharacterized protein LOC126789346 — MIHRMNLTHCFTLSSNLQNEVAKMKKNLPDDSVLTALFSLLFSCWQSEYQVNLPARDDIPEWFTCRMHVTKKGLQECNFRIDFPGNFKWEDKGLAFCASTDVHRAFRHPLRIYINGVTMIEASDVPWNHKPRYYMPCYDIKIVQLYYMPFHDIIKRLGESDLQPPSICLVKFEFKLDSMDEDGMLGSLGVHVVMPGWEGPSVNGVLSQGTDSYSEDNAEA, encoded by the coding sequence ATGATTCATCGGATGAACTTGACCCATTGCTTTACTCTGTCCAGCAATCTTCAGAATGAGGTGGCAAAGATGAAAAAGAATTTACCGGATGATTCTGTGTTAACGGCTCTgttttctctccttttctcaTGTTGGCAATCTGAGTATCAGGTCAACTTACCCGCGCGTGATGATATTCCAGAGTGGTTCACCTGCCGCATGCATGTAACAAAGAAAGGACTTCAAGAGTGCAACTTTAGAATTGATTTTCCTGGAAATTTCAAATGGGAGGACAAGGGATTGGCCTTCTGTGCTTCTACTGATGTCCACAGAGCATTTCGTCATCCACTCAGAATCTACATTAATGGTGTCACCATGATTGAAGCATCCGATGTACCATGGAACCACAAGCCACGGTACTACATGCCATGTTATGATATCAAAATTGTGCAGTTGTACTATATGCCGTTCCATGATATCATAAAGCGGCTAGGTGAGAGTGACTTACAGCCGCCTTCCATCTGTCTCGTTAAGTTTGAATTTAAACTTGATTCTATGGATGAAGACGGCATGCTGGGAAGCTTGGGGGTCCACGTTGTAATGCCGGGATGGGAAGGCCCATCTGTGAATGGGGTTCTCTCTCAGGGAACTGACTCCTACTCTGAGGACAATGCTGAAGCCTGA